The Seleniivibrio woodruffii genome window below encodes:
- the rpmF gene encoding 50S ribosomal protein L32, whose protein sequence is MGVPKGKTSRMKKGNRRSHHHAVTMAYSKCSNCGELKLNHRVCPSCGYYNKKQVVAKEEI, encoded by the coding sequence ATGGGTGTACCTAAGGGTAAAACATCGAGAATGAAAAAGGGCAACAGAAGAAGCCACCACCATGCGGTTACTATGGCTTACAGCAAATGCTCCAACTGCGGTGAGCTGAAGCTCAACCACAGAGTATGCCCTTCTTGCGGGTATTACAATAAGAAACAGGTAGTGGCGAAAGAAGAGATATAA
- a CDS encoding YceD family protein, whose amino-acid sequence MKLSFEELLEEGGHFEGDFAFTEDDMKVTVESFSADFIPTDSGLFLDISFSYSYETPCARCLELTKGFGRQTAGIQLMQQSLEDVKEEAELTDDDMGVCWIEEDEIDLHEIVRQEVAFHLPLRLVCGDDCKGLCPKCGENLNTGSCKCKEETDPRWSGLDKLKNN is encoded by the coding sequence GTGAAGCTGTCTTTTGAAGAACTTCTGGAAGAAGGCGGTCATTTCGAAGGAGACTTCGCCTTCACCGAAGATGACATGAAGGTTACCGTTGAGAGCTTCTCTGCGGATTTCATCCCCACGGACTCAGGTCTGTTTCTGGACATTTCGTTCAGCTACAGCTACGAGACACCGTGTGCCAGATGCCTTGAGCTTACAAAGGGCTTCGGCAGACAGACAGCGGGCATCCAGCTGATGCAGCAGTCTCTGGAGGATGTTAAAGAGGAAGCGGAGCTTACCGACGACGATATGGGTGTCTGCTGGATAGAAGAGGACGAGATAGACCTGCACGAGATAGTTCGTCAGGAGGTCGCCTTTCATCTGCCCCTCAGACTGGTATGCGGCGATGACTGCAAAGGACTTTGCCCCAAGTGCGGCGAAAATCTGAACACCGGAAGCTGCAAATGTAAAGAAGAAACCGATCCCAGATGGTCGGGCTTGGATAAATTAAAAAACAACTGA
- the plsX gene encoding phosphate acyltransferase PlsX: protein MKVVVDAMGGDYAPHEIVKGAVIAVQEFGTELILVGNENMIKTELDALGPKSSKNIEIFHTEQVVTMDDLPSQIIRAKRNSSIHEGLRLVKDGSGSAFYSAGNTGAVMAVAKMILKTLPGIDRPAIAAVMPTVKGHTVMCDVGANVDCKVENYIQFAIMASAYASIVMGKERPTVGLMSVGEEDVKGNETTKTVFKQLSELGQRGIINFYGNVEGKDVFRGTSDVIVVDGFAGNVALKVSESAGWFISKMLKDELKSSTLSKIGALFMIPALKRIKKKADHSSYGGAPLLGVNGVCIIGHGSSNSTAVKYSIKMAHELAKQKLNDQIEKAVTVTDSGITS, encoded by the coding sequence ATGAAAGTCGTCGTTGATGCCATGGGGGGGGACTACGCTCCCCATGAGATTGTCAAGGGTGCTGTTATAGCTGTTCAGGAGTTCGGTACAGAACTCATTCTCGTAGGGAATGAGAATATGATTAAAACGGAGCTTGATGCTCTGGGGCCGAAATCTTCAAAAAACATCGAGATCTTTCACACAGAGCAGGTTGTCACTATGGACGACCTCCCCTCACAGATCATTCGTGCAAAGAGGAACTCCTCTATCCATGAAGGTCTGCGCCTTGTTAAGGACGGCAGCGGATCTGCTTTTTACAGTGCGGGAAACACCGGCGCTGTTATGGCCGTTGCAAAGATGATCCTTAAGACACTGCCCGGGATAGACCGTCCCGCCATTGCTGCTGTCATGCCTACTGTTAAGGGGCACACGGTCATGTGCGATGTCGGTGCGAATGTGGACTGCAAGGTGGAGAACTATATCCAGTTCGCCATCATGGCCAGCGCATACGCATCTATCGTAATGGGCAAAGAGAGACCCACAGTGGGGCTTATGTCTGTGGGCGAAGAGGATGTGAAAGGGAACGAGACCACAAAAACCGTTTTCAAACAGCTCTCCGAGCTTGGTCAGCGGGGCATCATCAACTTCTACGGAAACGTGGAGGGCAAAGATGTTTTCAGGGGCACATCCGACGTTATCGTTGTTGACGGTTTCGCCGGAAACGTTGCGCTGAAGGTCTCAGAATCAGCAGGCTGGTTCATCTCGAAGATGCTCAAAGACGAGCTCAAATCATCCACACTTTCAAAAATCGGCGCACTGTTCATGATACCTGCGCTCAAAAGGATCAAGAAGAAGGCAGACCATTCGTCATACGGCGGAGCACCTCTTCTGGGCGTTAACGGCGTATGCATCATTGGACACGGAAGTTCAAATTCCACCGCTGTGAAATACAGTATCAAAATGGCTCATGAACTGGCCAAGCAAAAGCTCAATGACCAGATAGAGAAAGCCGTGACAGTCACCGATTCGGGTATTACGAGTTGA